From Ignavibacteriota bacterium, the proteins below share one genomic window:
- a CDS encoding sulfite exporter TauE/SafE family protein — protein MTEVFQFVVLGFAVGILSGMIGVGGGVVLVPALVLLFGWQQHVAQGTTLAMLTLPVLFLGAMEYYKAGNVNMKVALLMGFGLLIGSYLGGTFANKISGDILKRIFGVALLLISLKMIIGK, from the coding sequence GTGACTGAAGTTTTTCAATTTGTTGTGTTGGGATTTGCCGTCGGAATTTTAAGCGGCATGATTGGCGTTGGCGGCGGAGTTGTGCTGGTTCCTGCACTCGTCTTGTTGTTCGGTTGGCAACAACACGTCGCTCAGGGAACGACACTCGCGATGCTGACGTTGCCCGTGCTTTTTCTCGGTGCGATGGAATATTACAAGGCGGGAAATGTGAATATGAAAGTGGCTCTGCTCATGGGCTTCGGATTGCTAATCGGAAGTTACCTTGGCGGAACGTTTGCAAATAAAATCTCAGGTGATATTCTGAAAAGAATTTTTGGTGTTGCGTTGTTATTAATCTCTTTGAAAATGATTATCGGAAAGTGA
- a CDS encoding UDP-N-acetylmuramate--L-alanine ligase: MFSSIKKIHFVGIGGIGMSGIAEILLDQNFKVSGSDKSLSEITERLQSLGAEVFEGHKAENLKEDVDALVYSSAVSLDNEEVLEAQRRKIPIIRRAEMLAEVMRLKYGIGIAGTHGKTTTTSMVGLVLLEGGFDPTVIVGGRLNGLGGTNARLGQGDFIVVEADEFDRSFLSLTPTIAVLTTLEVDHLDCYRDLEDLKSAFVQFALKVPFYGFNVLCLDEPALQDILPLLSKKKVITYGLNPQADLQAYDIRHRENTSTFMVVKNYADLGEITIQIPGKHNVQNALAAIAIGLELGIPFEKVKAGIEKFSGVIRRWEKKGEVAGISLYDDYAHHPTECKATLLGAKSGWRKRVVCVFQPHLYSRTRDFYEEFGKAFLLSDVLIVTDVYPAREEPIQGITGELITNAAMQYGHKGVHYVADKKQVPQYLMGIVKSGDLVITMGAGDIYKYGNEFLNLLKKKN, translated from the coding sequence ATGTTTAGTTCAATTAAAAAAATACATTTTGTGGGAATCGGTGGAATCGGCATGAGCGGCATTGCCGAGATTCTGCTTGACCAGAATTTCAAAGTCAGTGGCTCGGATAAATCGCTCAGCGAGATTACCGAACGGTTGCAATCGCTCGGCGCGGAAGTGTTTGAAGGACACAAAGCAGAAAATCTGAAAGAGGATGTTGATGCGCTTGTGTATTCATCTGCCGTCTCGCTCGATAATGAAGAAGTCCTTGAAGCGCAGAGAAGAAAAATTCCCATCATCCGCCGTGCGGAAATGCTCGCGGAAGTTATGCGTCTCAAATACGGAATCGGAATTGCCGGTACGCACGGGAAAACCACGACGACATCCATGGTCGGACTTGTTCTGCTCGAAGGCGGTTTCGACCCGACAGTTATTGTCGGTGGAAGATTGAATGGACTTGGCGGAACAAACGCACGGCTCGGTCAGGGTGATTTCATTGTTGTCGAAGCGGACGAGTTTGACCGCTCGTTTCTTTCGCTCACGCCAACCATTGCCGTGTTGACGACGCTCGAAGTTGACCATCTCGATTGCTACCGCGATTTGGAAGACCTCAAATCTGCATTCGTTCAGTTCGCGTTGAAGGTTCCGTTCTACGGTTTCAATGTTTTATGTCTTGATGAACCGGCGTTGCAGGATATTTTGCCGCTCCTCAGCAAGAAGAAAGTCATCACCTATGGTTTGAACCCACAGGCAGATTTGCAGGCGTATGATATCCGACATCGTGAGAACACAAGCACGTTCATGGTGGTGAAGAATTACGCGGATTTGGGTGAGATTACGATTCAAATTCCCGGCAAGCACAACGTGCAGAACGCGCTTGCCGCAATTGCCATCGGCCTTGAACTCGGAATCCCGTTCGAGAAAGTGAAAGCCGGAATCGAAAAGTTCTCCGGTGTGATTCGTCGCTGGGAAAAGAAGGGGGAAGTTGCAGGTATTTCGCTGTACGATGATTATGCACATCATCCGACAGAATGTAAGGCGACATTGCTTGGCGCAAAGTCCGGTTGGAGAAAGCGAGTCGTCTGTGTGTTTCAGCCGCACTTGTATTCGCGCACGAGAGATTTTTATGAAGAGTTCGGCAAAGCATTTTTGCTTTCCGATGTGCTGATTGTTACCGATGTCTATCCTGCGCGTGAAGAGCCGATTCAGGGAATCACCGGCGAGTTGATTACTAACGCGGCAATGCAGTACGGGCACAAAGGCGTGCATTATGTTGCCGATAAAAAACAAGTGCCGCAGTATCTCATGGGGATTGTCAAGTCGGGCGATCTCGTCATAACGATGGGTGCGGGCGACATCTACAAATATGGAAATGAATTTTTGAATTTGTTGAAGAAGAAAAACTAA
- the murB gene encoding UDP-N-acetylmuramate dehydrogenase: MFVIEDIQQFYRGRIALNEPLSKYTSYRIGGPADFYFEPADKNDVIALVQYLHERAIKFFVIGNGSNLLVSDSGVRGVVLNLEQGLNQLTTDGELVYAEAGARLTKFVDFCIQLGLQGVEMLAGIPGTVGGGVIMNAGAYGGEISDYLMEVETIRDGKVLSINKEAAQFAYRRSGLVRDVVLSASFKLQPGDKAEMMKRRRELLIKRNESQPLNFPNSGSIFKNPAGNYAAKLIEQAGLKGTIQGHAQISEKHGNFIVNTGGAFAQDVIGLMRLARTTVLEKFGIALEPEVKLIGFTEDIVKEFCN; the protein is encoded by the coding sequence GTGTTCGTCATTGAAGACATACAACAATTTTATCGCGGTCGCATCGCATTGAATGAGCCGTTGAGCAAATACACTTCGTATCGCATTGGCGGTCCGGCAGATTTTTATTTCGAGCCGGCTGATAAGAACGACGTGATTGCTCTCGTTCAGTATTTGCATGAGCGTGCGATAAAATTCTTCGTCATAGGGAACGGAAGCAATTTGCTTGTTTCGGATAGCGGAGTGCGGGGTGTTGTTCTCAATCTCGAACAAGGTTTGAATCAATTAACAACCGATGGTGAACTTGTCTATGCAGAAGCGGGCGCACGATTGACAAAGTTTGTTGATTTCTGTATCCAACTTGGATTGCAAGGAGTAGAAATGCTTGCCGGAATTCCCGGAACAGTTGGCGGCGGCGTGATAATGAACGCAGGCGCGTACGGCGGAGAGATTTCCGATTATCTCATGGAAGTGGAAACAATTCGTGATGGGAAAGTTCTGAGCATCAACAAAGAAGCGGCGCAGTTCGCGTACCGTCGTTCAGGTTTGGTGCGTGATGTTGTATTGAGTGCGTCGTTCAAACTTCAGCCGGGAGACAAAGCAGAGATGATGAAACGCCGCCGCGAGTTACTCATCAAACGAAATGAATCGCAACCGCTCAACTTCCCGAACTCGGGAAGCATCTTCAAAAACCCGGCAGGAAATTATGCGGCAAAGTTAATCGAACAAGCCGGGCTGAAAGGCACGATTCAAGGTCATGCTCAGATTTCAGAAAAGCATGGAAATTTTATTGTGAACACCGGCGGCGCGTTTGCTCAGGATGTCATCGGACTGATGCGACTTGCACGAACGACCGTATTGGAAAAATTTGGAATAGCATTGGAACCCGAAGTGAAACTGATAGGATTTACCGAAGATATTGTAAAGGAATTTTGTAACTGA
- a CDS encoding FtsQ-type POTRA domain-containing protein, which produces MEKEPKNTSKRNQKRKSSGYIWWLIPIIVVFATLAVYGLQWKSQLKVERVLVDGAKYLQAKEVVSLSTIQQSMFLDDIEASVVEEKLLQHPLIKSAKVESQLPDAMRITITEREPFAVVNGNPVLYVDSEAVLLPQLPTVQFDLPIINGITGISSVELGKQIPNPSVFLAIEVLKQAKSVHWYDAISEIKVGTNGEVMFNAIEHAVPIFIGKEDFAQRLQKLETFWSNFVKNGAAAQLQYLDLRFDGYVVVRWDKPNERTTRIPL; this is translated from the coding sequence ATGGAAAAAGAACCGAAAAATACATCGAAGAGAAATCAAAAAAGAAAATCATCCGGCTACATTTGGTGGCTCATCCCGATTATTGTTGTCTTCGCAACGCTTGCAGTGTATGGATTGCAATGGAAGTCGCAGTTGAAAGTTGAGCGCGTTCTTGTTGATGGCGCAAAATATTTGCAAGCGAAAGAAGTGGTTTCGCTTTCAACCATTCAGCAGAGCATGTTTCTTGATGATATCGAAGCGAGCGTGGTCGAAGAAAAATTACTTCAACATCCGCTCATCAAGTCTGCGAAAGTTGAAAGTCAATTGCCTGACGCGATGAGAATTACTATTACGGAGCGCGAACCGTTTGCCGTTGTCAATGGAAACCCGGTTCTCTATGTTGACTCGGAAGCGGTTTTGTTGCCTCAACTTCCCACCGTGCAGTTTGATTTACCGATCATTAACGGCATAACCGGAATTTCCTCAGTCGAATTAGGAAAACAAATTCCGAACCCATCGGTGTTTTTGGCTATTGAAGTTCTCAAACAAGCAAAGTCAGTCCATTGGTATGATGCAATTTCTGAAATCAAAGTCGGGACAAACGGAGAAGTGATGTTTAACGCGATTGAACATGCTGTTCCGATTTTTATCGGCAAGGAGGATTTCGCCCAACGACTTCAGAAACTCGAGACATTCTGGAGTAATTTTGTGAAGAACGGAGCCGCCGCGCAATTACAATATCTCGACCTCCGCTTTGATGGATATGTGGTCGTGAGGTGGGATAAACCCAACGAACGAACGACAAGAATACCGTTGTAA
- the ftsA gene encoding cell division protein FtsA: MDRTEQEIIVGLDIGTTKVCVVVAAIDEIGGYNILGIGKSPSEGLTRGVVTNIDKTVRSIQSAVAEAEARSGIQIQSVVVGIAGDHIQSFQSRGVVAISAAEKEITQADVNRLIEDTKRVALPSDRKIIHVIPQEFIIDGQDGVNDPVGMSGVRLEANVHIITGLVTAAQNIVKCVQRAGLHIRDMVLEPLASSYAVLDEQEKEVGVALLDIGGGTTDVAVFEDRTIRHTAVVPIAGTQVTNDIRKGCLVLTEQAERLKCQYGFAYMPSVMDDEPITIPGIGGRPPLEIDKKLLARIIQPRMEEIFEIAAMEIKRSGYSRHLGAGVVLTGGGSLIKGVSELAQEVLGLPVKIGIPSGFKSGLVREIENPIYSTSVGLVLYALQNKDSVPLTMNNGKGSFSLKTTFSKMKSWFEEL; encoded by the coding sequence ATGGACAGAACAGAACAGGAAATTATTGTTGGATTAGATATTGGCACGACGAAAGTCTGCGTCGTTGTTGCCGCGATTGATGAGATTGGCGGTTACAATATCCTCGGCATCGGGAAAAGCCCGAGCGAAGGATTGACCCGCGGCGTTGTGACAAACATTGATAAGACGGTTCGCTCGATTCAAAGCGCCGTCGCTGAAGCAGAAGCCCGTTCGGGTATTCAGATTCAATCGGTGGTTGTCGGAATTGCCGGAGACCATATTCAAAGTTTTCAGAGCCGCGGTGTTGTGGCAATCAGCGCGGCAGAGAAAGAAATTACACAGGCAGATGTCAATCGTTTGATTGAAGATACGAAGCGCGTTGCTCTTCCGTCCGACAGGAAAATCATTCATGTTATTCCACAAGAATTTATTATTGACGGACAAGACGGAGTGAACGACCCGGTCGGAATGTCCGGTGTGCGTCTCGAAGCGAATGTTCACATCATCACGGGCTTGGTGACAGCGGCACAAAATATTGTGAAGTGTGTCCAGCGCGCCGGGTTGCATATCCGCGACATGGTCCTTGAACCGCTTGCTTCAAGCTACGCAGTGCTTGATGAACAGGAAAAAGAAGTCGGTGTTGCCCTGCTTGATATTGGCGGCGGTACAACCGATGTCGCTGTGTTTGAAGACAGAACAATTCGTCACACAGCCGTTGTCCCGATTGCCGGAACTCAGGTGACGAATGATATTCGGAAAGGATGTCTCGTTCTGACGGAACAGGCAGAGCGGTTGAAATGTCAGTACGGGTTTGCCTACATGCCAAGTGTTATGGATGATGAACCGATAACAATTCCGGGCATCGGCGGCAGACCGCCGTTGGAAATTGACAAGAAACTTCTTGCGCGTATTATCCAACCGCGCATGGAAGAGATATTTGAAATCGCCGCGATGGAAATCAAACGTTCCGGCTATTCCCGGCATCTCGGCGCGGGAGTTGTTCTTACCGGCGGCGGTTCACTTATCAAAGGTGTCTCGGAACTTGCGCAGGAAGTTCTCGGCTTACCGGTGAAAATAGGAATCCCGTCCGGGTTCAAATCCGGTTTGGTGCGTGAAATTGAAAACCCGATTTACTCGACTTCGGTCGGGCTTGTTCTCTATGCACTACAAAATAAAGATTCTGTTCCGCTTACGATGAACAACGGGAAAGGAAGTTTTTCTCTCAAGACAACTTTTTCAAAGATGAAGAGTTGGTTTGAAGAGTTATGA
- the ftsZ gene encoding cell division protein FtsZ, giving the protein MIDLDFNYDNGAKLRIVGVGGGGGNAINSMINRGMQGCDFFAVNCDMQALNRNLAANKIQIGKNLSRGLGAGADPTIGQRAVEENREEISRALQGSDMVFVTAGMGGGTGTGGAPVVANIAKSLGALVVGIVTKPFTCEGKKRMALAEAGLDELKKQVDTLIVIPNQKLLSIVERNTPLVDAFDKANEVLHNATRGISELITVPGLINVDFADVKTIMREMGDALMGSGIATGENRATEAAHAAISSPLLEGVSIQGAQGVLVNVTGGPSMSLVEVNEAVSVIQEAAGDDANVIMGAVIDDTIGDKLMVTVIATGFNRKASAGVRVAKPLPKVERIPTGLHELQSFDTPAYVRRGIDITPHPYQHEEREDAKMELAEIEKPAFLRKIMD; this is encoded by the coding sequence GTGATAGATTTAGATTTCAATTATGACAACGGTGCGAAATTACGCATCGTCGGTGTTGGCGGTGGTGGCGGAAATGCCATCAACAGCATGATTAATCGCGGGATGCAGGGATGTGATTTCTTTGCCGTCAACTGCGATATGCAAGCGCTGAACCGGAACCTTGCCGCGAACAAAATTCAAATCGGCAAGAACCTGAGCCGCGGACTTGGCGCAGGCGCTGACCCGACAATCGGTCAGCGGGCAGTGGAAGAAAACCGCGAAGAAATTAGCCGCGCATTGCAGGGAAGTGACATGGTCTTCGTCACTGCCGGGATGGGCGGTGGAACCGGAACAGGCGGCGCGCCCGTCGTTGCAAACATTGCGAAAAGTCTCGGCGCGCTTGTTGTCGGGATTGTCACCAAGCCGTTCACGTGCGAAGGAAAGAAACGCATGGCGCTCGCGGAAGCAGGGCTCGACGAGTTGAAGAAACAAGTTGATACGCTCATCGTTATTCCTAATCAGAAATTGCTTTCGATAGTGGAACGCAACACGCCGCTTGTTGATGCATTCGATAAAGCAAATGAGGTACTCCACAATGCGACCCGTGGTATCTCCGAACTCATTACCGTTCCCGGTCTCATCAATGTTGATTTCGCAGACGTGAAAACAATCATGCGGGAGATGGGGGATGCGTTGATGGGTTCAGGTATTGCAACAGGCGAGAACCGCGCAACCGAAGCGGCGCATGCGGCAATTTCCAGTCCGTTGCTCGAAGGTGTTTCCATTCAGGGCGCGCAAGGTGTGCTTGTCAACGTGACAGGCGGACCGAGCATGTCGTTGGTGGAAGTGAATGAAGCAGTCAGTGTTATTCAGGAAGCCGCAGGCGATGACGCGAACGTCATTATGGGCGCGGTGATTGATGATACAATCGGTGATAAGTTAATGGTGACGGTGATTGCAACCGGCTTTAACAGGAAAGCATCTGCCGGAGTTCGTGTCGCAAAGCCATTGCCGAAAGTAGAGCGCATCCCGACCGGTTTGCATGAACTTCAATCGTTCGATACGCCGGCGTATGTTCGTCGCGGGATTGATATTACTCCGCACCCGTATCAGCACGAAGAGAGAGAAGATGCGAAGATGGAACTTGCGGAAATTGAAAAGCCCGCGTTCCTCCGAAAAATTATGGACTAA
- a CDS encoding FAD-dependent thymidylate synthase, whose product MAHVVNQSAEAVLDKEFKCLNAGFVRLVDFMGGDESIVQAARVSYGKGTKSVNEDRGLIRYLMRHLHTTPFEMVELKFHVKLPIFVARQWIRHRTANVNEYSGRYSVMKDEFYVPEHEAIHFQSLMNKQGRREEEVPADLRQNVINILTETQRELFTEYEQLLESDIARELARINLPLSLYTEWYWKIDLHNLFHFLRLRIDPHAQYEIRVYAEAMAEITKAVVPLAWEAFEDYMLKSERFTRLELNALKELLPAQPLSKEFLESKGLKGREAEEFIEKLQRLK is encoded by the coding sequence ATGGCACACGTAGTCAATCAATCAGCAGAAGCAGTACTCGATAAAGAATTCAAATGTTTGAATGCCGGATTCGTCCGGCTTGTGGATTTTATGGGAGGAGATGAATCCATCGTTCAGGCGGCGAGGGTCTCGTATGGTAAAGGAACAAAATCGGTGAACGAAGACCGGGGACTTATCCGGTATTTAATGAGACATCTTCATACCACTCCGTTTGAAATGGTCGAACTGAAATTCCATGTGAAACTTCCTATCTTTGTTGCCCGGCAATGGATTCGTCACCGGACAGCGAACGTTAATGAATATTCAGGCAGATATTCGGTGATGAAGGATGAATTCTATGTGCCGGAACATGAAGCAATTCATTTTCAAAGTCTGATGAATAAACAGGGACGACGGGAAGAGGAAGTCCCGGCAGACCTACGGCAAAATGTTATCAACATTCTGACCGAAACACAACGAGAGTTGTTTACTGAGTATGAGCAATTGCTTGAGTCGGATATTGCCCGCGAACTTGCCCGCATCAATCTTCCCCTTTCTCTTTATACCGAGTGGTACTGGAAGATTGATTTGCACAACCTGTTTCACTTCCTCCGTTTGCGGATTGACCCGCACGCGCAGTACGAAATCCGCGTTTATGCCGAAGCGATGGCAGAGATAACGAAGGCAGTTGTCCCGCTCGCATGGGAAGCGTTTGAAGATTACATGTTGAAGTCAGAACGGTTTACCCGTCTTGAATTGAACGCACTCAAAGAACTGTTACCTGCTCAACCCCTCTCAAAAGAATTTCTTGAGAGTAAAGGATTGAAGGGACGCGAAGCCGAGGAGTTTATCGAGAAACTCCAACGCCTCAAATAA
- the cas2 gene encoding CRISPR-associated endonuclease Cas2 has product MRLNEYRIMWVLVFFDLPVVSETDRKVYTQFRKKLMKDGFDMFQFSIYVRHCMSHDQADLHIKRVKSFLPSKGKIGILRITDKQFGMMEIFEGKDPVDAKPPPQQLEMF; this is encoded by the coding sequence ATGCGCCTGAATGAGTATAGAATTATGTGGGTGCTTGTCTTTTTTGATTTGCCGGTTGTAAGCGAAACAGACAGGAAAGTGTATACCCAATTCAGAAAGAAATTGATGAAAGACGGTTTCGATATGTTTCAGTTTTCCATCTATGTCCGGCATTGCATGAGCCACGACCAGGCAGACCTCCATATCAAGCGTGTAAAGTCGTTTCTTCCCTCCAAAGGGAAAATCGGGATACTCCGGATTACCGATAAACAGTTCGGGATGATGGAAATATTTGAAGGAAAAGACCCCGTAGATGCCAAACCTCCCCCACAACAATTAGAGATGTTCTGA